From a single Cytophagales bacterium WSM2-2 genomic region:
- the rsmI gene encoding ribosomal RNA small subunit methyltransferase I, whose amino-acid sequence MEKEKTALYIIPTPIGNLGDITLRALEILKSVDSILAEDTRTSGVLLKHYDISKPLQSFHIFNEHKALALVISKLKNGATMALVSDAGTPGISDPGFLLVRECLKNDIKIDCLPGATAFVPALVKSGFPTDRFVFEGFLPHKKGRQTLLKELASETRTIVFYESPHRLIKTLEQIRDFFGSEREVSVSRELTKMHEETFTGIVANVITHFTSKEVKGEIVLVVKGHEKHVASDE is encoded by the coding sequence ATGGAGAAAGAAAAAACCGCACTTTATATTATTCCAACACCTATTGGAAACCTTGGTGATATCACACTGCGTGCTCTCGAAATATTAAAATCAGTTGATTCAATCCTCGCAGAAGATACCCGTACCTCCGGGGTTCTGTTGAAGCACTACGATATCAGCAAACCCTTGCAGAGCTTTCACATATTCAACGAGCATAAGGCTCTTGCTTTGGTCATCAGCAAGCTGAAAAATGGCGCAACGATGGCGTTGGTCAGCGATGCGGGCACCCCGGGTATTTCAGACCCTGGATTTTTGCTGGTTCGTGAATGTTTAAAAAATGACATTAAGATCGATTGCCTGCCGGGAGCTACAGCGTTTGTCCCGGCACTTGTGAAATCGGGGTTTCCCACTGATCGCTTTGTATTTGAAGGTTTCTTGCCGCATAAAAAAGGGAGGCAGACGTTATTAAAAGAACTGGCTAGCGAGACCCGTACCATTGTTTTTTATGAATCACCTCATCGCCTGATAAAAACTCTGGAACAAATCCGGGATTTTTTTGGTAGTGAGAGAGAGGTTTCGGTCTCCCGGGAGCTTACCAAAATGCACGAGGAGACATTTACGGGTATTGTTGCTAATGTGATAACCCATTTCACCTCAAAAGAAGTAAAGGGCGAAA
- a CDS encoding putative pterin-4-alpha-carbinolamine dehydratase, which yields MEWSEQDNRLKKSFKFKDFSEAFAFMTRVAMIAEKMDHHPFWTNVYNTVNIELSTHDAGDVVTEKDRKLAKAIDGLV from the coding sequence ATGGAATGGTCAGAGCAAGACAATCGGCTGAAAAAGAGTTTCAAATTCAAGGATTTTTCAGAGGCATTTGCGTTCATGACCCGCGTGGCTATGATTGCCGAGAAAATGGATCACCATCCGTTTTGGACCAACGTTTATAATACAGTGAATATTGAACTTTCCACACACGATGCCGGTGATGTGGTGACCGAAAAAGATCGCAAGCTGGCTAAGGCTATTGACGGGTTGGTTTAA
- a CDS encoding DUF493 domain-containing protein: MEPNWTESLREKLDQHYSWPSLYTFKFVVPQGKEDEVKKLFPAHESSERKSKNGNYVSLTFHMMMPGSQAVIDVYEMVSGVEGIIAL; the protein is encoded by the coding sequence ATGGAGCCCAACTGGACTGAATCATTGCGCGAGAAACTGGACCAGCATTATAGCTGGCCTTCGCTTTACACATTCAAGTTTGTGGTGCCCCAGGGGAAAGAAGACGAAGTGAAAAAACTATTTCCTGCACACGAGTCGAGTGAGCGTAAATCAAAGAATGGGAACTATGTCAGTCTCACGTTTCATATGATGATGCCCGGAAGTCAGGCTGTAATTGACGTCTATGAAATGGTGTCCGGGGTCGAAGGCATCATCGCCCTTTAG
- a CDS encoding peptidylprolyl isomerase, producing the protein MALISTLRTKMTKFVVGFVALAMGAFIIGSDLFGNGPRSMFGGSQNNIGEIAGTSISREEYQAIVQERENDYALSYGRQPGERERAMLQNQAWELLVVQHAIRSQFEKTGVIVTGDELWDMVQGKNVDPSVKQAFLDSAGNFDRNKAVQYIRSLSTPAPSDPRMANQWAESKYRWDLFQKNLGLGRQRIKYENLLIKTNYVTNAEAERNYHQQNDVAEVKILFVPFFAMSDSSVQVTDSDLKDYYNKNLEKFKAKFTRSLNYVTFPVVASAEDSAKVRTDAEKIAADFKTVADDSVFAVTNTEGATPYSKFNISNLPSNISKDKLVTGNIIGPVLDNDSYKVVKIVKAGTDTVYVAKASHILIKWDDETAEKKKAAKDKARKILNEIRGGASFAAKARDFGTDGTASRGGDLGYFVSGQMVKPFEKAVFAAKKLGLLNEVVETQFGYHIIEVTAVKDNSAYTIATVELKISPSDDTHNAAYLKAQAFASGLSGVDEFKEKAAKENLNVLQANDLNTTDQRLNNLGEARKAITWLFRDGSVGKVSEVFDLDADYIVAVMTGETEEGYRSFDKVKDEITAAVRNVLKGKKIVEKLSAEKGTFEDMAKVFGTDASVNSSSDLKLNSNSIPGAGLDPTAVGRAFSLENGKRSTPVAGENGVVVLELQNKTIAPETGDYTIFKNEMVRNMNNRSGMGIAEAIKAGSNIKDKRYRFY; encoded by the coding sequence ATGGCACTTATCAGCACCCTCAGAACGAAGATGACCAAATTTGTGGTAGGCTTTGTGGCACTTGCCATGGGGGCATTTATCATCGGAAGCGATTTATTTGGCAATGGTCCCCGGTCTATGTTCGGTGGTAGCCAAAACAATATTGGTGAGATAGCAGGAACAAGCATTTCACGGGAAGAATACCAGGCGATCGTGCAGGAGCGTGAAAACGACTATGCGCTTTCTTATGGTCGTCAGCCCGGAGAGCGTGAGCGAGCTATGCTGCAAAATCAGGCGTGGGAACTTCTCGTTGTTCAGCATGCTATCCGCAGCCAGTTTGAAAAAACCGGAGTTATCGTAACCGGAGATGAGTTGTGGGATATGGTTCAAGGTAAGAACGTTGATCCCAGTGTAAAGCAAGCGTTCCTTGATTCAGCCGGAAACTTTGACAGGAACAAGGCTGTGCAGTACATCAGGAGCCTGAGTACTCCTGCTCCATCAGATCCCCGGATGGCCAACCAGTGGGCTGAAAGCAAATACCGTTGGGATTTATTTCAGAAAAACTTGGGATTAGGCCGTCAGCGTATCAAATATGAAAACCTGCTCATCAAGACTAATTATGTTACAAATGCTGAAGCGGAACGTAACTATCACCAGCAAAATGATGTGGCAGAAGTAAAAATTCTTTTTGTTCCATTTTTTGCGATGAGCGATTCAAGCGTTCAGGTTACAGACAGCGACCTTAAAGATTACTACAACAAAAACCTCGAGAAATTCAAAGCTAAATTCACCAGGAGTCTCAACTATGTTACTTTCCCGGTGGTTGCTTCAGCTGAAGATTCTGCAAAAGTGCGCACCGATGCCGAAAAAATTGCTGCTGACTTTAAAACCGTTGCTGATGACTCCGTATTTGCTGTAACCAACACTGAGGGAGCAACACCTTATTCTAAATTCAATATTAGCAACCTGCCTTCCAACATCTCAAAAGACAAATTGGTGACTGGAAATATCATTGGCCCAGTATTGGATAATGATAGTTACAAAGTGGTCAAAATTGTGAAAGCTGGAACGGACACGGTTTACGTAGCCAAGGCCTCACACATCTTGATCAAGTGGGATGATGAGACCGCAGAAAAGAAAAAAGCAGCTAAGGACAAGGCTCGTAAAATTTTGAACGAAATCCGTGGGGGTGCAAGCTTTGCAGCCAAGGCACGTGACTTCGGAACGGATGGTACAGCTTCCCGCGGAGGTGATCTTGGCTACTTTGTTTCCGGACAAATGGTGAAGCCATTCGAGAAGGCGGTGTTTGCGGCCAAGAAATTAGGTCTCCTGAACGAAGTGGTTGAAACCCAGTTTGGATACCATATCATTGAAGTAACTGCTGTAAAAGATAATTCAGCCTATACAATCGCGACTGTTGAGCTGAAGATTAGTCCTAGTGATGATACGCACAATGCCGCTTACCTTAAAGCACAGGCTTTCGCTTCAGGATTGTCAGGTGTGGACGAGTTTAAAGAAAAGGCTGCGAAAGAGAATCTGAATGTGCTCCAGGCAAACGACCTGAATACAACAGACCAGCGCTTAAACAATTTGGGCGAAGCCCGCAAGGCGATCACCTGGTTGTTCCGTGACGGAAGCGTAGGAAAAGTTTCCGAAGTTTTTGACCTCGATGCTGACTACATCGTGGCCGTAATGACTGGTGAAACGGAAGAAGGGTATCGCTCTTTTGATAAAGTGAAAGATGAAATTACAGCTGCAGTTCGCAATGTTTTGAAGGGCAAGAAAATCGTTGAGAAACTCAGTGCAGAAAAAGGCACTTTCGAAGACATGGCAAAAGTATTCGGAACGGATGCCTCAGTCAACTCATCCAGTGACCTGAAATTGAACTCCAATTCGATTCCAGGTGCAGGCCTTGATCCTACTGCCGTTGGCCGTGCGTTCTCTTTGGAGAACGGAAAACGTTCAACTCCCGTTGCAGGCGAGAATGGCGTAGTCGTACTTGAGCTTCAAAATAAAACGATTGCTCCGGAAACAGGTGATTACACCATTTTTAAGAATGAGATGGTAAGAAATATGAATAACCGTTCTGGAATGGGAATAGCGGAGGCGATCAAAGCCGGATCAAATATCAAAGACAAACGTTACAGGTTTTATTAA
- a CDS encoding hemolysin has protein sequence MDTSLIPLILTTLAFSFFFAGMEIAFLSANKLQIELQGKQGKTWGVIMSKFIKNPSAFIGTTLIGNTVALVLFGIVMAQFIDPLLDFLPENSNDEVIRLAIETTVSTLFILFTAEFLPKSLFLINPNLVLAALAVPFNVCYWILYPLTFSIVGLSKFVITKIMGISYSEEKPVFGLTDLNNYLKNMLKVRHEDEEIELDKKIFHNALEFKTVKVRDCMIPRMEIAAVGIEEGIEKLKDAFVESGHSKILIYKETIDDLIGYCHSAALFKKPERIEDILTPVVITQETAMANELMVQLIKERKSIAVVVDEFGGTSGIVSMEDLMEEIFGEIEDEHDSDDLVEMKVDDRTYVFSARLEVDYLNDNFGLNLPTGDYETLGGLILAYTEDFPKQGDTITILPFTFVIQKTERRRIDTVKVIWDKDNGVQ, from the coding sequence ATGGATACCAGCCTGATACCATTGATTCTGACCACACTGGCTTTCTCGTTTTTCTTTGCAGGAATGGAGATCGCTTTTCTTTCGGCTAACAAATTACAAATTGAACTTCAGGGCAAGCAGGGCAAGACCTGGGGAGTCATTATGTCGAAGTTCATCAAAAACCCTTCGGCTTTTATAGGCACCACACTTATTGGTAACACAGTGGCCTTGGTGCTCTTCGGAATAGTGATGGCGCAATTCATTGACCCCCTGCTGGATTTTCTTCCGGAAAACTCTAATGATGAAGTCATCCGCCTTGCGATAGAGACTACCGTGTCTACGCTTTTTATATTGTTCACAGCAGAATTCCTGCCCAAGAGCTTATTCCTGATCAATCCGAACTTAGTTTTAGCCGCACTGGCTGTTCCATTCAATGTTTGCTACTGGATTCTCTACCCATTGACTTTCTCGATTGTAGGCCTGTCAAAATTTGTGATCACGAAGATCATGGGCATATCTTACTCTGAGGAGAAGCCGGTATTCGGGCTCACGGATCTGAACAACTATCTCAAAAATATGTTGAAAGTAAGGCATGAAGATGAGGAGATTGAATTGGACAAGAAGATATTTCACAATGCACTCGAGTTTAAGACTGTAAAAGTCCGTGACTGCATGATTCCCCGTATGGAGATAGCTGCCGTTGGAATTGAAGAAGGAATAGAGAAACTAAAAGATGCCTTCGTTGAAAGTGGGCATTCAAAAATCCTGATCTACAAAGAAACGATTGATGACCTGATCGGCTATTGCCACTCAGCCGCATTGTTTAAAAAGCCTGAAAGAATTGAAGATATCCTGACCCCTGTAGTCATCACCCAGGAAACGGCTATGGCCAATGAATTGATGGTTCAGCTGATCAAGGAACGGAAGAGTATCGCAGTAGTCGTTGATGAATTTGGAGGAACGTCAGGCATTGTGAGTATGGAAGATCTCATGGAGGAGATTTTCGGAGAAATTGAAGATGAACACGACAGCGATGACCTCGTGGAGATGAAAGTGGATGATCGCACTTACGTTTTCAGTGCCAGGCTTGAAGTAGACTACCTCAACGATAATTTTGGGCTGAACCTCCCGACAGGAGATTACGAGACCCTTGGTGGTTTGATTTTAGCCTACACGGAAGACTTCCCAAAACAGGGAGATACCATCACTATTCTGCCCTTTACTTTTGTTATTCAAAAGACAGAAAGAAGGCGAATTGATACGGTGAAAGTGATTTGGGATAAGGACAATGGAGTCCAATAG
- a CDS encoding membrane protein yields the protein MHHCKKNSLAILLLLFVALSANGQIASSPFSAFGVGDLYNSNANVQNQSMGGIGISNTSPWYINGVNPALLVFNRVTVFQGGMQFEKKTLTDGLTNQSFQNGNLSYLNLAFPVKSGKWTTGVGLTPLTNVNYNITYQENANGSFQPITYKQTGKGGVNQFYWSNGVALTKYLSLGVRASYQFGNIVTQNASQNVGAFANTSVKVTDSFNGLNLTGGISFHKDSLFKKNFRVNVGAIYNTTTTFPAQHKLEYQSIASNGAVIDTYTNSDLDGKLHIPESWGVGVSFGKVDRWTLGWDYTYLDYRKFSYRTNDQTAQFNGIPTIGYRSGVGLEFIPQPEDFTNYLNRVMYRVGASYEKSTMLINGNPMTDIGGTFGFSLPVSRFSTIDLGIKIGKRGIVKENLLQENYFRVFFGITFNDNQWFIKRKFE from the coding sequence ATGCATCATTGTAAGAAAAATTCCCTAGCTATTTTGCTTCTCCTCTTTGTCGCCCTGAGCGCAAATGGGCAGATTGCATCCAGTCCGTTTTCTGCTTTTGGAGTAGGAGACCTTTACAACAGCAATGCCAATGTTCAAAATCAAAGCATGGGCGGCATTGGCATCAGTAACACGAGTCCCTGGTATATTAATGGAGTAAACCCTGCTTTGCTGGTCTTCAATCGTGTCACCGTTTTTCAGGGTGGTATGCAATTCGAAAAGAAAACATTGACGGACGGGCTTACTAACCAGAGTTTTCAAAATGGTAATCTCAGCTATCTCAATCTGGCATTTCCTGTGAAATCGGGCAAATGGACTACTGGCGTGGGTCTTACACCGCTTACGAATGTCAATTACAATATCACCTACCAGGAAAATGCAAACGGCTCTTTTCAACCGATTACTTACAAGCAAACGGGCAAAGGAGGAGTTAATCAATTTTATTGGTCAAATGGAGTAGCGCTGACCAAGTACTTATCTCTGGGAGTAAGGGCTAGTTATCAGTTTGGTAACATCGTCACACAAAATGCTTCTCAAAATGTGGGCGCTTTCGCAAATACTTCTGTCAAAGTCACAGATTCATTTAACGGATTGAACCTTACCGGAGGAATTTCTTTTCACAAGGATTCATTGTTCAAAAAGAACTTCCGGGTAAATGTCGGGGCCATTTACAACACAACCACAACATTTCCAGCACAGCACAAACTCGAATACCAGTCGATCGCCAGCAACGGTGCTGTGATTGATACCTATACTAACAGTGACCTGGACGGAAAGTTGCATATACCCGAAAGTTGGGGTGTGGGGGTTTCGTTCGGCAAAGTGGATCGCTGGACTTTAGGCTGGGACTACACTTATCTCGATTATCGTAAATTCAGTTACCGCACAAACGATCAAACCGCACAGTTCAATGGAATTCCTACCATTGGTTATCGCTCAGGTGTAGGACTGGAATTCATACCACAGCCTGAAGATTTTACTAACTACCTCAACCGGGTGATGTATCGTGTGGGCGCATCTTATGAGAAGTCAACGATGCTCATTAACGGGAATCCAATGACAGACATTGGAGGCACATTTGGCTTTTCTTTGCCTGTGAGCCGCTTTTCGACCATCGATCTTGGCATAAAAATTGGGAAAAGAGGCATTGTGAAAGAAAACCTCTTGCAGGAAAATTACTTCAGGGTTTTCTTTGGCATCACGTTTAACGACAACCAATGGTTCATAAAGCGAAAATTTGAATAA
- the coaX gene encoding type III pantothenate kinase: MNLVIDCGNTRIKAAFFSGEKPVEKFSFATKEELAGFLKSTECDSVIVSSVSLPGNEVLELVKAKKKYLLTYTLPLPVEVKYKTPQTLGVDRIAAVCGASVLFPATNCLVIDAGTCITFDFIDSTKNYLGGAISPGIAMRFEAMHTFTKKLPLVTAAGAEKLIGDSTESCMRSGVTNGILAEVEGIIEKYRAIYPDLRVVLCGGDTRFFENNLKPTIFATPELVLIGLNWILVYNASL, encoded by the coding sequence ATGAACTTAGTCATTGACTGCGGAAATACGAGGATCAAAGCAGCCTTCTTTTCGGGAGAAAAACCCGTAGAAAAATTTTCGTTTGCTACGAAAGAGGAGCTTGCCGGTTTTTTGAAATCAACGGAATGTGACAGTGTCATCGTAAGCTCAGTGAGCTTGCCAGGCAATGAAGTTCTGGAACTGGTGAAGGCAAAGAAAAAATACCTGCTGACATATACACTTCCGCTTCCTGTTGAGGTGAAATATAAAACACCTCAAACGCTCGGGGTTGACAGGATCGCTGCCGTCTGTGGAGCATCTGTTTTATTTCCGGCAACGAATTGCCTCGTCATCGATGCGGGCACCTGCATCACTTTTGATTTTATAGATTCTACTAAAAATTACCTTGGCGGAGCAATTTCCCCAGGAATTGCAATGCGTTTTGAGGCGATGCATACGTTTACCAAAAAATTGCCGTTAGTAACGGCTGCGGGGGCTGAAAAACTGATTGGCGACAGCACTGAAAGTTGTATGCGCAGTGGGGTAACAAACGGCATTTTGGCTGAGGTAGAAGGGATTATCGAAAAATACAGGGCTATTTATCCCGACCTCAGGGTGGTTTTATGTGGGGGGGATACCCGATTTTTTGAAAACAACTTGAAACCCACCATATTTGCAACCCCCGAACTCGTATTGATCGGTTTGAACTGGATTTTGGTTTATAATGCATCATTGTAA
- a CDS encoding anhydro-N-acetylmuramic acid kinase: MNNKYKVIGLMSGTSLDGLDIAFCHFEFKNKRWRYSIKAAETFKYTAEWKNKLAKAHFLSGEKLIELHAAYGKFIGEQCNKFIAKKKTGKPDLIASHGHTIFHQPEKKFTFQLGDGNAIHAATNLPVAFDFRGLDIALGGEGAPLVPIGDQLLFSDYDICLNLGGIANLSMQAKGKRIAFDVCFCNMALNYLVNQVGKDFDDGGKLASGGALNQSLLTRFEKVYTLNRKNKPSLAREGFEKGFQPLLDNDLASIADKLRTVIESIVIEISQAIPKSKKKVKMLATGGGALNDFLIQRMKEKLDNRIQVVVPDKTTIDFKEALVFAFLGVLRLRGQKNTLKSVTGASSDSSSGILLGSI, encoded by the coding sequence ATGAATAATAAATACAAAGTCATTGGCCTCATGTCAGGCACATCGCTGGACGGTTTGGATATTGCCTTCTGTCATTTTGAATTCAAAAATAAACGCTGGCGTTATTCCATTAAGGCAGCGGAAACATTCAAGTACACAGCCGAATGGAAAAATAAACTGGCAAAAGCGCATTTTCTTTCAGGAGAAAAACTTATTGAATTGCATGCGGCCTACGGAAAATTTATTGGCGAGCAATGCAATAAGTTCATCGCAAAGAAAAAAACAGGAAAGCCGGATCTCATTGCTTCACATGGCCACACTATTTTTCATCAACCAGAAAAAAAATTCACTTTTCAATTGGGTGATGGCAATGCTATCCATGCAGCCACGAATCTGCCCGTTGCTTTCGACTTCAGAGGTCTCGACATCGCTCTTGGCGGTGAAGGAGCCCCCCTCGTTCCCATTGGCGACCAACTCCTTTTTTCTGACTATGATATTTGCCTCAACCTCGGTGGAATAGCAAACCTCTCGATGCAAGCCAAAGGAAAACGTATTGCTTTTGACGTTTGCTTTTGCAACATGGCACTGAACTATTTGGTAAACCAGGTTGGGAAAGATTTTGACGATGGAGGAAAATTAGCTTCAGGAGGAGCACTAAATCAAAGCCTTTTGACTCGCTTCGAAAAAGTTTATACTCTCAACCGAAAGAACAAACCCTCACTTGCCCGTGAAGGTTTTGAAAAAGGGTTTCAGCCACTTTTGGATAATGATCTGGCTTCCATTGCAGACAAATTGCGCACTGTCATTGAATCGATCGTGATTGAGATTAGTCAGGCCATTCCCAAGTCAAAAAAGAAAGTGAAGATGCTTGCAACAGGAGGCGGAGCGTTGAACGATTTCCTGATTCAAAGAATGAAAGAGAAACTTGACAATCGAATTCAAGTTGTTGTTCCGGACAAAACTACGATCGACTTTAAGGAAGCACTGGTGTTTGCTTTCCTTGGCGTGCTTCGATTGCGAGGTCAAAAAAATACACTTAAGAGTGTAACGGGTGCAAGTTCAGATTCTTCTTCCGGCATTTTGTTAGGCTCAATCTGA
- a CDS encoding amino acid dehydrogenase, whose product MKDLLQKFENKRPEIVFEWKDSETEAEGWVVINSLRGGAAGGGTRMRKGLDKREVESLAKTMEVKFTVSGPPIGGAKSGINFDPNDPRKEGVLHRWYLAVMPLLKYYYGTGGDLNVDEIHEVIPHTEDVGIWHPQEGVFTGHFKPTEPQKVNRIGQLRQGVVKIIEDRKFTPSLEKKYTVADMCTGYGVAQAVRHYYELWGGELKGKRVVVQGWGNVGAAAGFYLSQMGAKIVGILTREGGLINQKGFSHDEICKLVVEREGNRLVTPDLLSFEIVNQKIWDLDFEIFIPAAASRLVTKQQVDKMISSGVEVFSCGANVPFADPEIFFGPTGLDADEKISIIPDFIANCGMARVFAYFMESEAAMDDESIFNDISMTIRRAMEKTQKINPAKTKIAQASFEIALNQLVGK is encoded by the coding sequence ATGAAAGACCTGCTTCAAAAATTTGAAAACAAAAGACCCGAGATTGTATTTGAATGGAAAGACAGTGAAACCGAAGCAGAGGGATGGGTTGTGATCAACTCCCTTCGCGGGGGGGCAGCAGGCGGGGGCACGCGCATGCGCAAAGGTTTGGACAAACGTGAAGTAGAATCGCTCGCCAAAACGATGGAAGTAAAGTTTACCGTTTCAGGACCACCCATTGGCGGAGCTAAATCAGGAATCAACTTTGATCCTAATGATCCACGCAAAGAAGGTGTATTGCATCGCTGGTACCTGGCGGTAATGCCCTTGCTTAAATATTATTACGGAACGGGTGGTGATTTGAATGTTGACGAGATCCATGAGGTGATTCCGCACACAGAAGATGTAGGCATCTGGCATCCGCAAGAAGGTGTCTTCACCGGACATTTCAAACCGACTGAACCTCAAAAAGTGAACCGCATCGGTCAATTGCGCCAGGGCGTGGTGAAAATAATTGAAGATAGAAAATTTACTCCTTCACTAGAAAAAAAATACACAGTTGCCGACATGTGCACAGGCTACGGGGTCGCACAAGCAGTTCGTCATTACTATGAACTCTGGGGTGGCGAGTTGAAAGGTAAACGTGTAGTCGTGCAAGGTTGGGGAAATGTGGGAGCCGCTGCGGGATTCTACCTTAGCCAGATGGGCGCAAAAATTGTGGGCATACTCACACGGGAAGGAGGACTCATCAACCAAAAAGGTTTTTCACATGATGAAATCTGCAAGCTGGTGGTCGAGCGGGAAGGCAATCGTCTGGTAACACCGGACCTGCTCTCCTTTGAAATTGTAAATCAGAAAATCTGGGACCTGGATTTTGAGATTTTCATTCCTGCAGCTGCATCACGCCTCGTTACGAAACAACAGGTGGATAAAATGATTTCTTCAGGTGTTGAGGTTTTTTCGTGTGGCGCGAATGTTCCATTTGCCGATCCGGAAATATTTTTCGGCCCGACAGGCCTGGACGCGGATGAGAAAATTTCGATTATCCCGGATTTTATTGCCAACTGCGGAATGGCTCGTGTATTCGCCTACTTCATGGAAAGCGAAGCAGCTATGGATGATGAATCGATCTTCAATGATATTTCGATGACCATTCGGAGGGCGATGGAAAAAACCCAGAAAATAAATCCGGCAAAGACAAAAATTGCACAGGCTTCTTTTGAGATCGCGCTGAATCAATTGGTCGGGAAATAG
- the pyrB gene encoding aspartate carbamoyltransferase — translation MSKLSQRHLLGIKDITRQDIELIFETAENFKDVINRPIKKVPSLRDVTIANIFFENSTRTRLSFELAEKRLSADVVNFSASGSSVKKGETLLDTVNNILAMKVDMVVMRHASAGAPHFLSKHIKANIVNAGDGTHEHPTQALLDTFSIREKLGGVEGKKVAIIGDILHSRVALSNIFALKKLGAEVMVCGPPTLIPKFISSLGVKVELEVQKALDWCDVANVLRIQLERQQLKYFPSLREYTLYYGINKKMLDNLDKEIVLMHPGPINRGVELTSEAADSHHSIILDQVENGVAVRMAVLYLLAGAA, via the coding sequence ATGTCAAAACTCAGTCAACGGCACTTGCTCGGAATCAAAGACATCACCCGCCAGGACATTGAACTTATTTTTGAAACAGCAGAGAATTTTAAAGACGTCATCAATAGGCCAATCAAGAAAGTGCCGTCACTTCGAGACGTGACAATCGCAAACATTTTTTTTGAAAACTCTACGCGTACAAGGCTTTCATTTGAACTGGCCGAGAAAAGACTTTCGGCGGATGTTGTGAATTTTTCTGCTTCGGGTAGCAGTGTGAAAAAAGGGGAGACACTGCTCGACACTGTCAATAATATTCTGGCTATGAAGGTTGACATGGTGGTGATGCGCCATGCAAGTGCAGGAGCTCCGCACTTTTTGTCGAAGCACATCAAAGCTAACATTGTCAATGCCGGTGATGGCACGCATGAGCATCCGACCCAAGCCCTGCTCGATACTTTTTCTATTCGCGAAAAACTGGGCGGAGTTGAGGGAAAGAAAGTAGCGATTATTGGTGACATCCTTCATTCACGTGTGGCGCTCTCGAATATTTTTGCCTTGAAGAAATTGGGAGCAGAGGTAATGGTATGCGGTCCGCCTACATTGATTCCGAAATTCATTTCTTCCCTCGGAGTGAAGGTAGAATTAGAAGTTCAGAAAGCACTCGACTGGTGTGATGTGGCCAATGTACTGCGGATTCAGTTGGAACGTCAACAACTCAAATATTTTCCTTCGCTCCGTGAATACACACTTTACTATGGTATCAATAAAAAAATGCTCGATAACCTCGACAAGGAAATTGTGCTAATGCACCCCGGCCCGATCAATCGCGGAGTGGAGTTGACGAGTGAAGCAGCTGATTCGCATCATTCAATTATTCTCGACCAGGTGGAAAACGGTGTGGCGGTGAGAATGGCGGTATTGTACCTGCTGGCCGGTGCAGCCTGA
- the pyrR1 gene encoding bifunctional pyrimidine operon regulatory protein/uracil phosphoribosyltransferase codes for MQKKLILDSKQLDITLSRLCQQLIENHSDFSNCVILGLQPRGVFLAELIHQKLKSLKVSVPLGYLDATFHRDDFRRRDTPAKAYETRVNFAIEGKNVVLIDDVLFTGRTVRAALDAMISFGRPEKVELLVLVDRKSTRDLPIAADYIGKSVDTLDSQRVLVELEAQGHKQNKIWLINKE; via the coding sequence ATGCAGAAGAAACTGATCCTCGATTCCAAGCAACTCGATATCACTCTTAGCCGTCTTTGCCAGCAACTCATCGAGAACCATTCCGATTTCAGCAACTGTGTCATTCTCGGCCTCCAGCCACGCGGAGTCTTCCTCGCAGAATTAATCCATCAGAAACTCAAGTCACTGAAAGTTTCAGTTCCATTGGGCTACCTGGATGCTACTTTTCATCGCGATGACTTCCGAAGACGTGATACCCCTGCAAAAGCCTATGAGACCCGTGTGAACTTTGCCATTGAAGGCAAGAACGTGGTGCTCATTGATGATGTCTTATTTACAGGACGAACAGTTCGTGCCGCATTGGATGCCATGATTTCTTTCGGCAGACCTGAAAAGGTAGAATTGCTGGTGCTGGTCGATCGCAAATCCACGAGAGATTTGCCAATAGCCGCTGACTACATTGGAAAATCAGTGGATACACTCGATTCACAACGCGTATTAGTGGAGCTCGAAGCTCAAGGTCACAAGCAAAACAAAATCTGGTTAATCAATAAGGAATAA
- the rpmB gene encoding 50S ribosomal protein L28, with translation MARVCEISGKRPRVGNKVSHANNKTKRRFYPNLQTKKFFVPEENKWITLKVSTKVIKTINNKGVTAVIKEARQKGTLAAHI, from the coding sequence ATGGCAAGGGTTTGTGAAATTTCGGGCAAAAGACCACGCGTAGGCAACAAGGTGTCGCACGCTAATAACAAGACCAAACGCAGGTTTTACCCTAACCTTCAGACAAAGAAGTTCTTTGTTCCTGAAGAAAATAAGTGGATTACACTGAAAGTATCCACCAAAGTGATCAAAACGATCAACAACAAAGGCGTTACTGCCGTGATAAAAGAGGCTCGTCAAAAAGGCACATTGGCCGCGCACATTTAA